Proteins encoded together in one Lathyrus oleraceus cultivar Zhongwan6 chromosome 5, CAAS_Psat_ZW6_1.0, whole genome shotgun sequence window:
- the LOC127087492 gene encoding 60S ribosomal protein L37-3, which translates to MGKGTGSFGKRRNKTHTLCVRCGRRSFHLQKSRCSACAYPAARVRKYNWSVKAIRRKTTGTGRMRYLRNVPRRFKSGFREGTEAAPRKKGAVTA; encoded by the exons ATG GGTAAGGGAACTGGAAGTTTTGGTAAGAGGAGGAACAAGACCCACACACTCTGTGTGAGGTGCGGCCGCCGCAGTTTCCACCTTCAGAAAAGCCGCTGCTCGGCGTGTGCTTACCCTGCTGCTCGCGTCAGGAAAT ATAACTGGAGTGTTAAGGCAATCCGCAGAAAGACCACTGGAACTGGTAGGATGAGGTACTTGCGCAATGTGCCTCGCCGATTCAAGAGTGGCTTTAGAGAGG GAACTGAAGCTGCACCAAGGAAGAAGGGAGCTGTCACTGCTTAA